The proteins below are encoded in one region of Phaseolus vulgaris cultivar G19833 chromosome 1, P. vulgaris v2.0, whole genome shotgun sequence:
- the LOC137816009 gene encoding uncharacterized protein, whose product MTIVAHDGKPDIFLTMTCNPSWNEISSELKHFQTPQDRPDLLTRIFRAKFEQLKEDVIDKGVLGKVKSYMYVTEFKKRGLPHVHMLLILQDNDKLRDPEDYDSIVRAEIPKSEEEPQLHEAVLKHMIHGPCGTLNPRSPCMN is encoded by the coding sequence ATGACAATTGTTGCTCATGATGGTAAACCTGATATTTTCCTTACAATGACATGCAATCCTTCTTGGAATGAAATTTCTTCAGAGCTTAAACATTTTCAAACTCCACAAGATCGTCCTGACTTGCTCACAAGAATATTTCGAGCAAAATTTGAACAATTGAAGGAAGATGTGATTGATAAAGGAGTTCTTGGAAAAGTTAAAAGTTACATGTATGTGACTGAATTTAAAAAACGTGGACTACCCCATGTGCATATGTTACTTATCTTACAAGATAATGATAAATTACGTGATCCAGAAGATTATGATAGCATTGTTAGAGCAGAAATACCAAAAAGTGAAGAAGAGCCACAGTTGCACGAAGCTGTACTGAAACACATGATACACGGGCCTTGCGGAACTCTTAATCCAAGATCACCATGTATGAATTAA